The Chitinophagales bacterium genome has a segment encoding these proteins:
- a CDS encoding flippase-like domain-containing protein yields the protein MKKYLNNIIQLVISLSLGVGIIVWMNSTLDAEQKSNIISAIKSANYFWMIVMILFGLLSNIFRTQRWRLLLKPSGYYPNFYNTFAAVTIMFFGNLFFPRLGEVVRCSILTKYDKVPIEKSIGSMVLERVIDLISILIIGGILFLVEQERLLTFFTGLFKKTESIEQESSNLKYYIFVGILVLAIVGFIYLYKKHGLEKITTFVKEKLKSLWESLISIRKLDNIGQFLICSIGVWVCYISMSYFGFKALTATENLGWSAAAATVFFGGFAMVATQGGIGLYQITIQKVLLTYGVIGTMGYAFGWLAWSVQTFFVIIGGIISLIFLALYNRTPKYIEQNHNNTTP from the coding sequence TTGAAAAAGTATCTTAATAATATCATTCAGCTAGTAATTTCACTTTCATTAGGTGTTGGTATTATTGTGTGGATGAACAGCACTTTAGATGCAGAACAAAAATCAAACATTATTAGTGCAATAAAGAGTGCCAATTACTTTTGGATGATAGTAATGATACTCTTTGGTCTTTTAAGTAATATTTTTAGAACACAACGCTGGCGATTGCTACTTAAACCAAGTGGCTATTATCCTAACTTTTACAATACTTTTGCTGCTGTAACAATTATGTTCTTTGGCAATTTATTTTTTCCACGATTAGGAGAAGTTGTTCGTTGTAGTATTTTAACCAAGTATGATAAAGTGCCTATAGAAAAATCAATTGGTTCTATGGTACTAGAACGAGTAATTGACTTAATTAGCATTCTAATAATTGGTGGAATTTTATTCTTAGTAGAACAAGAAAGACTACTAACATTTTTTACAGGGCTTTTTAAAAAGACAGAATCTATTGAACAAGAAAGCAGCAATTTAAAATATTATATTTTTGTTGGAATCTTAGTTTTGGCTATTGTTGGATTTATCTATCTCTACAAAAAACATGGATTAGAAAAAATCACCACTTTTGTAAAAGAGAAATTAAAAAGTTTGTGGGAAAGTTTAATTTCTATTAGAAAATTAGATAATATAGGTCAGTTTTTAATTTGTAGTATTGGTGTTTGGGTATGTTATATTTCTATGTCGTACTTTGGATTTAAAGCATTAACTGCAACTGAAAATCTAGGTTGGTCGGCTGCTGCTGCTACCGTTTTTTTTGGTGGATTTGCTATGGTAGCAACACAAGGAGGCATTGGTCTTTATCAAATAACAATACAAAAAGTATTATTGACTTATGGTGTTATAGGTACAATGGGTTATGCTTTTGGCTGGTTGGCTTGGTCAGTACAAACCTTTTTTGTAATTATTGGTGGAATAATCAGTTTGATTTTTTTAGCTTTATACAACAGAACTCCTAAGTACATTGAACAAAATCATAACAATACAACACCTTGA
- a CDS encoding aspartate 1-decarboxylase, with product MLITVYRAKIHRATVTQADLNYKGSITIDEDLLDASGIVEHEKVQIVNVDNGERFETFVIIGERGSGVICLNGPAARKVQVGDKLIIIAYGMVDINEAKNVKPTSVFPDENNSIKK from the coding sequence ATGTTGATTACAGTTTATAGAGCAAAAATACATAGAGCTACAGTTACACAAGCAGACTTAAACTATAAAGGCAGTATTACAATTGATGAAGATTTATTAGATGCTTCTGGAATTGTAGAACACGAAAAAGTGCAAATTGTAAATGTAGATAATGGCGAACGATTTGAGACTTTTGTTATTATTGGCGAAAGAGGTTCTGGCGTAATTTGCTTAAATGGTCCTGCTGCAAGAAAAGTACAAGTTGGCGATAAACTCATTATTATTGCTTACGGCATGGTAGATATTAACGAAGCCAAAAATGTAAAACCTACTTCTGTTTTTCCTGATGAAAACAACAGCATAAAAAAATAA
- a CDS encoding sulfite exporter TauE/SafE family protein, with amino-acid sequence MEVVGYIASILIGISLGLIGGGGSILTVPVLVYLFGVEPIIATGYSLFIVGATAAVGSVSYFRNGLVNVKTAVIFGIPAIAAVFITRAFVVPAIPKEVFSIGEFVVTKDLLVMVLFAILMIAASYSMIKKDKKVIDKNENGQQEFNIPLILVEGIVVGLLTGLVGAGGGFLIIPALVVLSKLPMKEAVGTSLLIIAAKSLIGFLGEGGNEHIDWSFLLMVVGFAIVGIFIGSALSKKIDGNKLKPAFGWFVLVMGIYIIIKEVFLK; translated from the coding sequence ATGGAAGTTGTAGGATATATAGCATCAATATTAATAGGTATTTCTCTTGGATTAATAGGTGGTGGAGGTAGTATTCTAACAGTTCCTGTGTTGGTTTATTTATTTGGTGTAGAGCCAATTATTGCCACAGGTTACTCTTTATTTATTGTTGGTGCTACAGCTGCTGTTGGTTCTGTAAGTTATTTTAGAAATGGCTTAGTAAATGTTAAAACAGCTGTTATTTTTGGAATTCCTGCTATTGCTGCTGTTTTTATTACAAGAGCATTTGTTGTTCCTGCAATTCCCAAAGAAGTATTTTCTATAGGAGAATTTGTAGTAACTAAAGATTTATTGGTAATGGTACTTTTTGCTATTTTGATGATAGCAGCATCATATTCTATGATAAAGAAAGATAAAAAAGTTATTGATAAAAATGAAAATGGACAACAAGAATTCAATATACCATTAATATTAGTTGAGGGAATTGTAGTTGGTTTACTAACTGGTTTAGTTGGTGCTGGTGGTGGTTTTTTAATTATTCCAGCTTTAGTTGTACTAAGCAAATTACCTATGAAAGAAGCTGTTGGTACTTCTTTATTAATTATAGCAGCAAAATCATTAATTGGTTTTTTAGGAGAAGGTGGGAACGAGCATATTGATTGGTCATTTTTATTAATGGTAGTTGGTTTTGCTATTGTAGGAATATTTATTGGTAGTGCATTATCAAAAAAAATAGATGGTAATAAACTAAAACCTGCATTTGGTTGGTTTGTATTAGTTATGGGAATTTATATTATAATAAAAGAAGTGTTTTTAAAGTAG
- the hflX gene encoding GTPase HflX: MIETNPIIDENAILVAIIRQDQSKEQVDEYLDELAFLATTSGAVVKKSFTQKLQHPDIRFFVGSGKLEEIKIYIEFADISTVIFDDELSPAQQRNLEKELKCKILDRTSLILDIFAMRAQTAQARAQVELAQMQYLLPRLKGLWTHLERQRGGIGMRGPGEKEIETDRRVVNDRIAKLKNELQVLAKQDETRRKTRGELIRVALVGYTNVGKSTIMNLLSKSEVLAENKLFATLDTTVRKVVIDNVPFLLSDTVGFIRKLPHHLIESFKSTLDEAKESDIIVHVVDASHDNFQDQIAIVNETLADLGVNKQPRLMVFNKMDSYREKYFDKFLPKQVKQELTDEFERNMKNTYQCNCVFIAATEKENIDKFRNTLVLMVQDMYHKRYPYKSGFY; this comes from the coding sequence ATGATTGAAACTAATCCTATAATAGATGAAAACGCTATTTTGGTAGCCATCATCAGACAAGACCAAAGCAAAGAACAAGTAGATGAATATTTAGACGAATTGGCTTTTTTGGCAACTACTTCTGGAGCTGTTGTAAAAAAATCATTCACACAAAAATTACAACATCCAGACATTAGATTTTTTGTTGGCTCAGGAAAACTAGAAGAAATTAAAATATATATCGAATTTGCAGATATATCTACAGTCATTTTTGATGATGAATTATCGCCAGCTCAACAAAGAAATTTAGAAAAAGAACTCAAGTGTAAAATATTAGACAGAACGAGTTTAATCTTAGATATCTTTGCTATGCGAGCTCAAACAGCACAAGCAAGAGCACAAGTAGAATTAGCACAAATGCAATATCTTTTACCACGATTAAAAGGTTTGTGGACGCACTTAGAACGACAAAGAGGTGGTATTGGTATGCGTGGTCCTGGTGAAAAAGAAATTGAAACAGATAGACGAGTAGTGAACGATAGAATTGCCAAGTTGAAAAATGAATTACAAGTTTTAGCAAAGCAAGACGAAACCAGAAGAAAAACTAGAGGTGAACTCATTCGAGTAGCTCTAGTTGGTTATACCAATGTTGGAAAATCTACGATTATGAATTTGTTGAGTAAAAGCGAAGTATTGGCAGAAAACAAACTCTTTGCTACACTCGATACTACCGTACGAAAAGTAGTAATAGACAATGTTCCTTTTTTGTTGAGTGATACCGTAGGATTTATTCGTAAGCTACCACATCATTTGATCGAAAGTTTTAAATCAACACTTGATGAAGCTAAAGAAAGTGATATTATTGTACATGTAGTAGATGCATCACACGATAATTTTCAAGACCAAATTGCTATTGTAAACGAAACGCTAGCAGATTTAGGTGTAAACAAACAACCACGATTAATGGTGTTTAATAAAATGGACAGCTATAGAGAGAAGTACTTCGATAAGTTTTTGCCAAAGCAAGTAAAACAAGAATTAACCGATGAGTTTGAAAGAAATATGAAAAACACCTATCAATGTAATTGTGTTTTTATAGCTGCAACAGAAAAAGAAAACATCGACAAATTTAGAAATACGCTGGTCTTAATGGTACAAGATATGTATCACAAACGCTATCCATACAAAAGTGGTTTTTATTGA
- a CDS encoding helix-turn-helix transcriptional regulator, translating into MKKQAFLEEYVQIANYATVLAHPARVMILQFLKEYGACMVSDLQQHIPLAQSTISQHIKILNNAGLLKSKSEANKTYYELKNKTIKNLRTILNQYTKQLTK; encoded by the coding sequence ATGAAAAAACAAGCTTTTTTAGAAGAATATGTGCAAATTGCTAATTATGCTACGGTATTGGCACATCCTGCTAGAGTAATGATACTACAATTCTTAAAAGAATATGGTGCTTGTATGGTGAGCGATTTACAACAGCATATTCCTTTGGCTCAATCTACCATTTCGCAACACATTAAAATACTTAACAATGCTGGTTTGCTCAAATCTAAATCAGAAGCTAATAAAACATATTACGAACTAAAAAATAAAACTATTAAAAATTTAAGAACTATATTAAATCAATACACTAAGCAACTTACTAAATAA
- a CDS encoding acyl-CoA dehydrogenase produces the protein MNFELTEEQKLIRDTARKFAQEVLKKEVIERDRDMRHPTEEIKQMAALGFLGMMVDEKYGGGGMDSLSYVLAMEEISKVDASCSVIMSVCNSLVNWGIEKFGTEEQKQKYLVPLAKGEKIGAFCLSEPEAGSDATSQRTTAEDKGDYYLLNGTKNWITNGGKADIYLVIAQTNPEAGHRGINCLIVEKGMEGFQIGAKEDKLGIRASDTHSLLFTDVKVPKANRIGEDGFGFKFAMKTLSGGRIGIAAQALGIAAGAYELALDYAKTRKAFGTEIANHQAIQFKLADMATEIEAARLLVYKAACLKDAGENYDVASAMAKYFASDVAMRVTVEAVQIHGGYGYVKEYHVERLMRDAKITQIYEGTNEIQRIVVSRAILSGQA, from the coding sequence ATGAATTTTGAATTGACAGAAGAACAGAAACTAATTAGAGATACTGCTAGAAAATTTGCACAAGAAGTACTTAAGAAAGAAGTCATTGAACGCGACAGAGATATGCGTCATCCAACAGAAGAAATTAAGCAAATGGCAGCATTAGGTTTTTTAGGCATGATGGTCGATGAAAAATACGGCGGTGGTGGAATGGATTCCTTGTCTTATGTTTTGGCAATGGAAGAAATCTCTAAAGTAGATGCTTCGTGTTCCGTAATTATGTCAGTTTGTAATTCTTTGGTAAACTGGGGAATTGAAAAATTTGGTACTGAAGAACAAAAACAAAAATATTTAGTTCCATTAGCAAAAGGCGAAAAAATTGGTGCTTTTTGTTTAAGCGAACCAGAAGCTGGTAGTGATGCTACATCTCAAAGAACTACAGCAGAAGACAAAGGTGACTACTATTTATTAAATGGTACTAAAAATTGGATTACCAATGGTGGCAAAGCAGATATTTATTTGGTAATTGCTCAAACAAATCCAGAGGCAGGTCATAGAGGCATCAACTGTTTGATTGTAGAAAAAGGCATGGAAGGTTTTCAAATTGGTGCTAAAGAAGATAAATTAGGCATTAGAGCAAGTGATACACATTCTTTGTTATTTACAGATGTAAAAGTGCCAAAAGCAAATAGAATTGGCGAAGATGGATTTGGATTTAAGTTTGCGATGAAAACACTTTCTGGTGGAAGAATTGGTATTGCAGCACAAGCATTAGGTATTGCTGCTGGTGCTTATGAATTGGCATTAGACTATGCTAAAACTAGAAAAGCATTTGGAACTGAGATTGCTAATCATCAGGCAATACAATTTAAGTTAGCAGATATGGCTACAGAAATTGAAGCAGCAAGATTGTTGGTTTACAAAGCAGCTTGTTTAAAAGATGCTGGCGAAAATTACGATGTCGCTTCTGCTATGGCTAAGTATTTTGCATCTGATGTTGCTATGAGAGTAACCGTTGAAGCAGTACAAATACATGGTGGATATGGCTATGTGAAAGAGTATCATGTAGAACGATTAATGCGTGATGCTAAGATTACTCAAATTTACGAAGGTACCAACGAGATACAACGCATTGTAGTTTCGAGAGCAATATTAAGCGGACAAGCATAA
- a CDS encoding M48 family metalloprotease — protein sequence MRRLLIPSVVLVLSAFIIIACAVNPVTGKKQVSFMSEAQEVAIGKESDPSVIAQFGLYPDDKLQNFLNQEGQAMAKISHRPELQYNFRLLDSDVLNAFAVPGGYVYFTRGIMAYFNNEAQFAGVLGHEIGHIAARHSAQQYTKQMISQVALVGGMIFSEKLASMAGDAMQGLELLFLKFSRDDETQSDKLGVEYSSTVGYDAKEMALFFKTLDRYSNQGESGRLPEFMSTHPDPGNRYVNVTNLATQWQQSHNATNLKINRDSYLTMIDGIVYGEDPRQGFVSNFVFYQPEMKFQYNVPANWLTQNSPLQVQHAPQDGSAMLILTLSQQKTIQAAADEVVKNYQLKVTNQQSKTINGLNGYTFLADYYENGQPTQTTGQQEEPLALLTTVIEYNGNIYLFHGLCAKTDYAKYQNAFLNTMYSFKQLTDQTKINVLPERIKIVKTTTNTTLAQVLSQYGIPSSRYNEMAILNGMETNTSLSSGTLVKVVEKKK from the coding sequence ATGAGAAGATTATTAATTCCATCAGTAGTATTAGTGCTTTCAGCATTTATTATAATTGCTTGTGCTGTCAATCCAGTAACAGGAAAAAAACAAGTCAGCTTTATGTCAGAAGCTCAAGAAGTTGCTATTGGTAAAGAAAGCGATCCATCTGTTATAGCACAATTTGGTTTATATCCAGATGATAAATTACAAAACTTTTTAAATCAAGAAGGACAGGCAATGGCTAAAATTTCTCATAGACCAGAACTACAATATAATTTTAGATTGTTAGATTCTGATGTACTAAATGCATTTGCAGTTCCTGGTGGGTATGTATATTTTACTAGAGGTATTATGGCGTATTTTAACAATGAAGCACAGTTTGCAGGTGTACTTGGTCATGAAATCGGACATATTGCAGCAAGACATTCCGCCCAACAATATACCAAGCAAATGATTTCTCAAGTTGCTTTGGTTGGTGGTATGATTTTTTCAGAAAAACTAGCAAGCATGGCTGGTGATGCAATGCAAGGATTAGAATTATTATTTCTAAAATTTTCTAGAGATGATGAAACGCAATCAGATAAATTAGGTGTAGAATATTCTTCAACTGTTGGCTATGATGCAAAAGAAATGGCTTTGTTCTTTAAAACTTTAGATAGATACTCTAATCAAGGTGAAAGTGGACGATTGCCAGAATTTATGTCAACGCATCCAGATCCAGGAAATAGATATGTAAATGTAACTAACTTAGCTACTCAATGGCAACAATCGCATAATGCTACCAATTTAAAAATAAATAGAGATAGCTACTTAACCATGATAGATGGTATAGTATATGGTGAAGATCCTAGACAAGGTTTTGTAAGCAATTTTGTTTTCTATCAGCCAGAAATGAAATTCCAATACAATGTACCTGCTAATTGGTTAACACAAAATTCTCCATTACAAGTTCAACACGCACCACAAGATGGAAGTGCTATGCTAATTCTTACATTATCTCAACAAAAAACAATTCAAGCAGCAGCAGATGAAGTAGTAAAAAACTATCAATTGAAAGTGACAAATCAACAAAGTAAAACAATCAATGGTTTAAATGGATATACTTTCTTAGCAGATTACTACGAAAACGGACAACCTACACAAACTACAGGACAACAAGAAGAACCATTAGCATTATTAACTACAGTTATTGAATACAATGGCAATATTTATTTATTTCATGGTTTATGTGCTAAAACAGATTATGCTAAATACCAAAATGCATTTTTAAATACAATGTATAGCTTTAAACAGCTAACCGACCAAACTAAAATAAATGTATTGCCAGAAAGAATTAAAATTGTTAAAACAACAACCAATACCACTTTAGCACAAGTATTAAGTCAATATGGCATTCCAAGTAGTAGATACAATGAAATGGCAATTTTAAACGGAATGGAAACCAATACTTCATTATCAAGTGGTACTTTAGTTAAAGTAGTAGAAAAGAAAAAATAA
- a CDS encoding U32 family peptidase encodes METKRIELMAPAGSFEALMAAVNAGCNSVYFGVEQFNMRARATMNFTLEDLPKINEICSVKNVRTYLTLNTIVYDHDLSAIKYVLDAAKKNNITAVIAADQAVIAYARSINLEVHISTQVNITNIETVKFYALFADTMVLSRELSLIQVKKITDLIEKEQIKGPSGNLVEIEIFGHGALCMAVSGKCYLSLHTANASANRGACVQNCRRSYKVIDIEDGHELQVDNEYIMSAQDLCTIDFLDQVLDAGVKVLKIEGRGKAADYVKTTVECYREAIDSYVDGTYNKTKVANWMTRLKSVYNRGFWSGYYLGQELGEWNDAPGSKATTKKIFLGKGVHYFDKIQVAEFKLEAYELNVGDKVLITGPTTGAVETTITELHSDNGAVEVVKKGQAAAFKLETPIRTSDKLYKIVEATVV; translated from the coding sequence ATGGAAACAAAGAGAATAGAACTAATGGCTCCAGCTGGTAGCTTTGAAGCTTTAATGGCAGCTGTAAATGCAGGTTGCAATTCGGTTTATTTTGGTGTAGAACAATTCAATATGCGTGCAAGAGCTACCATGAATTTTACATTAGAAGACTTGCCTAAAATCAACGAAATATGTAGTGTTAAAAATGTAAGAACCTATCTTACACTTAACACCATTGTTTACGACCATGATTTATCTGCAATCAAATATGTTTTAGATGCAGCTAAAAAAAATAATATCACAGCAGTTATTGCAGCAGACCAAGCTGTTATTGCTTATGCAAGAAGCATTAATTTAGAAGTGCATATCTCAACACAAGTTAATATTACCAATATTGAAACGGTAAAATTCTATGCATTATTTGCAGACACTATGGTGTTGTCTAGAGAATTGAGTTTAATTCAAGTCAAAAAAATTACAGATTTAATTGAGAAAGAACAAATCAAAGGGCCATCAGGAAATTTAGTAGAAATTGAAATCTTCGGACATGGTGCTTTGTGTATGGCAGTTTCTGGCAAATGCTATTTGAGTTTACATACAGCAAATGCTTCTGCAAACAGAGGAGCTTGCGTTCAAAATTGTAGAAGAAGTTATAAAGTAATTGATATTGAAGATGGACACGAATTGCAAGTAGATAATGAATACATTATGTCTGCACAAGATTTATGTACTATAGATTTCTTAGATCAAGTATTAGATGCAGGTGTTAAAGTATTGAAAATAGAAGGTAGAGGAAAAGCAGCAGACTATGTAAAAACTACAGTGGAATGTTATAGAGAAGCTATTGATAGTTATGTAGATGGAACTTATAACAAAACAAAAGTTGCCAACTGGATGACGCGTCTAAAAAGTGTCTATAATCGTGGATTTTGGAGTGGTTATTATCTCGGACAAGAATTAGGCGAATGGAACGATGCACCAGGATCAAAAGCAACTACAAAGAAAATATTCTTAGGTAAAGGCGTTCATTATTTCGATAAAATTCAAGTAGCAGAATTCAAACTCGAAGCTTATGAACTCAATGTAGGCGATAAAGTGCTTATTACAGGACCAACTACTGGTGCAGTAGAAACCACCATTACAGAATTACACAGTGACAATGGAGCAGTAGAAGTAGTTAAAAAAGGACAAGCAGCAGCGTTTAAATTAGAAACACCAATTAGAACCAGCGATAAATTATACAAAATTGTAGAAGCAACTGTAGTGTAG
- a CDS encoding ferredoxin: MITIIQQRAKCIGCNYCVELAPQRWRMSKRDGKSVLLDAKDKKGFWSVKVREEELESNQLAAKACPVKIIQVVE; the protein is encoded by the coding sequence ATGATAACCATTATCCAACAAAGAGCCAAGTGCATTGGTTGCAACTATTGTGTAGAGTTAGCACCACAACGCTGGCGAATGAGCAAAAGAGACGGCAAAAGTGTACTACTTGATGCCAAAGACAAAAAAGGATTTTGGAGTGTAAAAGTTCGAGAAGAAGAACTAGAAAGCAATCAACTAGCAGCCAAAGCATGCCCAGTAAAAATCATACAAGTTGTTGAGTAG